The following coding sequences are from one Gossypium hirsutum isolate 1008001.06 chromosome A12, Gossypium_hirsutum_v2.1, whole genome shotgun sequence window:
- the LOC107927606 gene encoding allantoate deiminase 2, translated as MTFTRISLFSLFFSSFFFLSSTLSSHLYPASATTSEKDGKTRSLYSEILRDEAVARLNNLGKVSDADGYLERTFMSPASVRAGFLIREWMEDAGLRTWVDSMGNLHGRVEGMNASAQALLIGSHLDTVVDAGMFDGSLGIISAISALKVLKSIGKLGELKRPVEVIAFSDEEGVRFQSTFLGSAAVAGILPVTALKISDKSGVTVQDALKGNSVEITEDSLLGLKYDPASIWGYFELHIEQGPVLEWVGFPLAVVKGIAGQTRMKVTVRGSQGHAGTVPMSMRRDPMAAAAELIVLLESLCKHPRDFLSSGGNCNEQTLESLSTSLVCTVGEISTWPSASNVIPGQVTFTVDLRAIDDVGREAVVYELSNQMYKICDRRSVSCIIERKHDANAVICDQELSSRLKSAAYSAVNKMVGQIHEEVPVLMSGAGHDAMAISHLTKVGMLFVRCRGGISHSPEEHVLEDDVWAAGLAVLAFLESHM; from the exons ATGACTTTTACCAGAATTtcccttttctctctctttttctcctcTTTCTTTTTCCTATCATCAACCCTTTCTTCTCATCTTTATCCTGCTTCTGCAACTACTTCTg aaaaagatggcaaaacGAGATCTTTGTATTCAGAAATTTTAAGGGACGAGGCAGTTGCAAGGCTTAATAATCTTGGAAAG GTGAGTGATGCTGATGGCTACCTTGAGAGAACATTTATGAGCCCAGCTTCTGTGAGGGCAGGCTTTCTTATTCGTGAGTGGATGGAGGATGCTGGTTTGAGAAC GTGGGTGGATTCTATGGGCAATTTACATGGTCGAGTTGAGGGAATGAATGCGAGTGCTCAAGCTCTGTTAATTGGCTCTCATTTG GATACTGTTGTTGACGCTGGGATGTTTGATGGGTCATTAGGTATAATTTCTGCTATATCAGCATTGAAAGTCTTGAAAAGCATTGGCAAGTTGGGAGAACTAAAACGACCAGTCGAG GTTATTGCATTTAGTGATGAGGAGGGAGTGAGATTTCAATCTACCTTTCTTGGCAGTGCTGCAGTAGCTGGAATTTTACCTGTTACAGCATTGAAGATATCTGATAAGAG TGGTGTGACAGTGCAAGATGCTCTCAAGGGAAATTCCGTAGAAATTACAGAGGATAGCCTGTTGGGGTTGAAGTATGATCCTGCATCGATTTGGGGTTATTTTGAG CTTCACATTGAACAAGGACCTGTACTAGAATGGGTTGGTTTTCCTCTTGCTGTAGTTAAAGGCATAGCTGGACAGACACGAATGAAG GTTACGGTGAGAGGTTCACAAGGACATGCCGGAACAGTACCAATGTCAATGCGTAGGGACCCTATGGCTGCTGCTGCTGAATTGATTGTTTTGCTAGAAAGTCTATGTAAACATCCTCGAGATTTCTTATCCAGTGGCGGTAACTGCAATGAGCAAACATTAGAATCGTTGTCCACTTCTCTTGTCTGTACAGTTGGAGAGATCTCAACCTGGCCAAGTGCAAGTAATGTCATTCCAGGGCAG GTAACTTTCACTGTGGATTTACGTGCAATTGATGATGTTGGACGTGAGGCTGTTGTTTACGAATTATCTAATCAGATGTATAAAATATGTGATAGACGTTCTGTATCTTGCATCATTGAACGGAAG CATGATGCAAATGCAGTAATTTGTGATCAAGAACTGAGTTCACGGCTAAAATCTGCAGCTTACAGTGCTGTCAACAAAATGGTAGGGCAGATTCATGAAGAGGTTCCAGTGCTAATGAGCGGAGCAGGGCATGATGCGATGGCCATATCTCATCTCACCAAG GTTGGAATGCTGTTTGTCCGGTGTCGGGGCGGCATAAGTCACTCCCCGGAGGAGCATGTATTGGAAGACGATGTTTGGGCAGCCGGTTTAGCAGTGCTAGCATTTCTTGAGTCCCATATGTAA